The following nucleotide sequence is from Balnearium lithotrophicum.
GAGGAACTTAGAGAGAACGGGGAGACTCAAACACTTGGAGCTCTACAAAAAACAGCTCCTCTTTTACAGTATCCTCCTAAACAAAGAGAAGGTGAGTAAACTTGTCCTCTACTTCCTCAACGAGCTTCTTGAGGACTCTTCAATGGAAAAGTTTGTATTTCTCCCGGAGAGAGCCGATGAGTTCTGGGAGGAGATTAGGGGAATTATTGAAAAAATTGAGGAGTGCAGAAGTAGAAAACACTGGCCTTACGCCGATTCAGTAGATGAAAATACCTGTAAGGTATGCGACTTTAGGTACAGCTGCTCAACCTGGAAAAAATACAGAGAGGAGCTCCATTGAAGTACTTCCTTCCCTACTGGGAGGACTGGGTTCACGCCGATTTTGACCCGACTTCCGACACCTACTCAGGCGGCTTTAAAAATGCCCAGTTTACCCATGAGATTTTTGAAACTCCTCCTTACGATGGTATTCTCCTCAGCCTTGGAATGTTCGAATTCAAACTGAAACTCCTCAGGGTAGATGGGAAACCCACAATAAGGGGATTTGAAAACGTAAGGGACTACTTGAGGCTTCATAGGTTTCCTGAAATTCCCGTCATGGGGGACTGTGGAGCCTTTACGTACGTCAATGAAAAGGAGCCGATTCTTAAGGTTAGCGATGCCTTAGAGACTTACTCAAAACTCTCCTTTGACTACGGAATTTCAGTTGACCACATCTGCTCAGAGTGGATAACTGTTGAGAGGGGAAAGGAGGAGCTCTTCTCCTATACAGAAGAGAAGGAGAGCAGAGGAAAGCTAAAAATTAAACTCTCCGAATCCGAACTTGAGTGGAGAAGGCAGTTGAGTTTAAGGAACGGTGAGGAGTTTTTAAAAAAGGCTGAGGGATTTCATCCCATCGGCGCAGCCCAGGGTTACTCAATACCTTCCTATGTTGATAGTGTCGGAAGTTTGATTGATATGGGTTACGACTTTATAGCCATTGGAGGATTGGTTCCAAGGAGGAGCAGTTTTATATCAGAGCTCCTTTTGGAACTCTCCAAAAAAGGACTTCTGAAGAAGGCGAGGTTTCACCTCTTAGGGGTTTTGAGGGAGGAACTCCTTCCTCTGATGAGAGAGTTGAAAATCTACAGCTTTGACAGTGCTTCATACCTTAGAAAGGCCTGGCTTAAGGCGGTAAGCAACTACTATGGAGTTGACGGAAGGTGGTACTCATCCATAAGGGTTCCCGACTGCAAAAATAGAAGGCTTTTAAACAGGACGAAAGGACTTCCTTCCAATATTGATAAAGTAGAGAAAAAAATCCTCAAAGGTTTGAGGGATTACGATAGGGGGAATTTAAAAAACTTTGAAGAGCTCTTGGAAGAAATTGTTGCCTACGATAAACTCTTTCTAAGAAACGAGTTTAACGAGGAGAAGTACAAGAAACTCTACAGGGAGCTCTTAGAGAGCAAAATCTGGAAGAGGTGTGACTGTCCCATTTGCAGGCAGTTAGGAATAGACGTTGTGATTTTCAGGGGGGCAAATAGAAATAAAAGAAGGGGATTTCACAATGTTTGGTTGTTTTATCTCTTCCAAGTGAAAACTTCTTAAAATTACCTCTGGTAGACGAGCTTAAAACACGCAGAGAGTGAGTGGCTAATTATAAAGAATTTCCTTAGAATTTTATTTTATTGCTATAATTAATGTTCGTATAACCTTTATTAACCTAATGGAGAGATTAAGTTGAGGCTATTTAGCCTTCGTACTTTTGTATGGCTTGTTAGTGTATTAAGTTACGTTATACTATCCCTATTTTTAATTTACTCTCTTAACCAAAGGGCTAAGAGTATTCTTGCAGACCATACATTAAATATGCTAAAAAACATTGTAAATAAGGAAATTAATGAAAAAAAAAATGTCCAATTAATGATTTAAAAAATTTTGGTTTTGTCAACTATCCTTTTAGGTCAGAAGTTCACTTTGATAACTTTGAAACTAAATATCTTCTCCAAGATGGCAAACTTTATATTAAATTTCCCATTAAAGTAAGGAAATATTGCATTGATTGTCATAAGAATTTTTCTTTAGATAGTGTGAATATTATAAAGATTGCCTATCCATTAGAAAATGAATTAGAAAAAATGAAGTTTTCTCTATTACAAGTTTTGGCTTTCCTTATTATTATCCCCTTAGTCTTTGGTACAGTTATTAGCGAGTCTATCAGAAGATTAATACTTAACTATGTCGTTAGAATACAGAAGATTATACAAAAGAACCAATCGTTAGAGGAAACTATTTGTGATTTAGAGCAGTTTTTGCTGACTGAAAAGTCTGGATTTGAAGAAATAGAAAAGTTAAGAAAGAGTCTTTATCTTTTATTGGATAAAATAGAGAAGCTTTCCGTAGATAAAACTACCTTGGAGAAGCAGATAAAAGTTTTGAATAAACTTATTATTACTTCAGATATTTTAAAGGATTGGAAAGAGCCAGTTGAAAAGATTTTTAAAGTTGTATCCGATGTAGTAGATGTAAAACTTGGTTTTCTAATCTTTGATTTTAGAAATAAAGATAATGAAAATAGATATTATGTTTACATATTTTGGTTCTGTAAACCTGATGATAAGTTTTTGGTTGCTACAGAAGAAATTATAAAGGAATTGATAGGAACAGAGAGTATAAAAATTAAACATAAGTTTATAAAAGATGAAACTAAGGAAAATAAGTGTTCTTTCTTGGAACCTTCGCAGGAGGAGATAAAAAATCACTTAAAATACTTAATTTTCCCTGAATCTAAGGTTGGAGGAATATTAGGTGTAGGGTTTTTACCTTCAAAAAGTAGTTCTGAATCACAAAAGTTAACATTAGAAAGTTTGTTACCAACACTTTTAAGTGCTGCTGGTTCTATAAAAGCTATTAATAAATACACGAAAGAGATTGAGTATTTTGCTACTCGTGACCCATTAACACATTTATATAACCAACGTGTTTTTTGGGAACTTCTTGAGTATGAAATAAACCGTGCTTCGAGAAGAGGATACAAATTTACTTTACTTGTTGTAGACCTCGATAATTTTAAGTTTGTAAACGATACCTATGGACATAAGTTTGGTGATGAATTCTTAAGGAATTTTGCGAAACTACTTAAAAAAACTATTCGCAAAGAGGATATAGTAGCAAGGTTTGGTGGGGATGAGTTTTGTGTCATTATGCCGGAAACGGATAAAGAAGAAGCCCTTATAGTAGCGAAAAGGATTTTAGAAGAAGCTGAAAATAAATCTATCTTGGCTCCTGATGGAAAGACCATTATGGCTACAGTTTCAATAGGGGGAGCTGTTTTTCCTGACCATGGAAAAACTGCAAAAGACTTATTCAATGTTGCAGATAATATGATGTATAAAGCAAAGAGAGAGGGAAAGGACAGAATAAGATTTCCTTCAGATGAAGACTTAAACATGTTATTTAAAGAACAAGAAAAGGTAGCTATATTAATCACAAAGGCTATCAGAAATAGAGATATTATACCATTTTACCAGCCTATAAAGTCTTTAAAGTCAGATTCTATAGATGCTTATGAAGTGCTAATGAGAATAAAGGATGAAAATGGGAAGCCTATATCTGCTTATAAATTTATAGAGTTTGCTGAGCAATTGGGTTCTATTTATAAAATGGAATTGATTCTTTTTGAAA
It contains:
- the dpdA gene encoding tRNA-guanine transglycosylase DpdA is translated as MKYFLPYWEDWVHADFDPTSDTYSGGFKNAQFTHEIFETPPYDGILLSLGMFEFKLKLLRVDGKPTIRGFENVRDYLRLHRFPEIPVMGDCGAFTYVNEKEPILKVSDALETYSKLSFDYGISVDHICSEWITVERGKEELFSYTEEKESRGKLKIKLSESELEWRRQLSLRNGEEFLKKAEGFHPIGAAQGYSIPSYVDSVGSLIDMGYDFIAIGGLVPRRSSFISELLLELSKKGLLKKARFHLLGVLREELLPLMRELKIYSFDSASYLRKAWLKAVSNYYGVDGRWYSSIRVPDCKNRRLLNRTKGLPSNIDKVEKKILKGLRDYDRGNLKNFEELLEEIVAYDKLFLRNEFNEEKYKKLYRELLESKIWKRCDCPICRQLGIDVVIFRGANRNKRRGFHNVWLFYLFQVKTS
- a CDS encoding putative bifunctional diguanylate cyclase/phosphodiesterase, which produces MNIIKIAYPLENELEKMKFSLLQVLAFLIIIPLVFGTVISESIRRLILNYVVRIQKIIQKNQSLEETICDLEQFLLTEKSGFEEIEKLRKSLYLLLDKIEKLSVDKTTLEKQIKVLNKLIITSDILKDWKEPVEKIFKVVSDVVDVKLGFLIFDFRNKDNENRYYVYIFWFCKPDDKFLVATEEIIKELIGTESIKIKHKFIKDETKENKCSFLEPSQEEIKNHLKYLIFPESKVGGILGVGFLPSKSSSESQKLTLESLLPTLLSAAGSIKAINKYTKEIEYFATRDPLTHLYNQRVFWELLEYEINRASRRGYKFTLLVVDLDNFKFVNDTYGHKFGDEFLRNFAKLLKKTIRKEDIVARFGGDEFCVIMPETDKEEALIVAKRILEEAENKSILAPDGKTIMATVSIGGAVFPDHGKTAKDLFNVADNMMYKAKREGKDRIRFPSDEDLNMLFKEQEKVAILITKAIRNRDIIPFYQPIKSLKSDSIDAYEVLMRIKDENGKPISAYKFIEFAEQLGSIYKMELILFENFTKYVTSCQFNGKIFFNFSPKSITNPDYLNSIKSIASNYHLSPENIVFEITERETLKNLDILKYFVEDLKDLGFNFAIDDFGSGYSSYLYLKYLPIDFVKIEGDFVKDMVRSRLDFAVVNSISVLCKDLGIETVAEFVESEEIYELCKKLGIDFVQGYFIGKPSEKLQNCN